One genomic window of Ziziphus jujuba cultivar Dongzao chromosome 4, ASM3175591v1 includes the following:
- the LOC107417177 gene encoding protein trichome birefringence-like 39 gives MGFLPFKALFLILFLFSHQTKAEDLNLFSNGSSSSTISSVPRKLAGKCNWFRGVWVYDRSYPLYDSFSCPFIDPEFNCQKYGRPDKSYLKYRWQPFSCSLPRFDGLNFLEKWRGKKIMFVGDSLSQNQWQSLTCMLHAWVPKSKYTYVKRDGLASVTFEDYGVKILLHRTQYLVDLVNEKVGPVLKLDSIKNGDGWKGMDMLVFNTWHWWTHAGRSQPWDYIQEGNKLYKDMNRLIAFYKGLTTWARWVNLNVDPSKTKVFFQGISPTHYEGRDWNQPSKSCSGQTQPFFGTRYPAGTPMAWVVVNKVLSRIKKPVFLLDVTMLSQYRKDGHPSAYSGEHSGTDCSHWCLPGLPDTWNELLYAALFR, from the exons ATGGGTTTCCTTCCATTCAAAGCTCTGTTCCtgattctgtttttgttttcccACCAAACAAAAGCAGAGGATTTAAATCTCTTCAGCAATGGCAGTAGTAGCAGTACCATTTCTTCAGTGCCCAGAAAACTTGCTGGAAAATGCAACTGGTTTCGAGGTGTTTGGGTTTATGACCGTTCATATCCTCTCTACGATTCCTTTTCTTGTCCTTTCATAGATCCAGAATTCAACTGCCAAAAATATGGTCGCCCAGATAaatcttacctcaaatatagatgGCAACCCTTTTCTTGTTCCTTGCCCag GTTTGATGGTTTGAATTTCTTGGAGAAATGGAGAGGGAAGAAGATTATGTTTGTTGGTGACTCACTGAGTCAGAATCAGTGGCAATCTCTAACTTGTATGCTTCATGCATGGGTTCCCAAATCCAAGTACACGTATGTCAAAAGAGATGGTCTAGCTTCGGTCACATTCgag GACTATGGAGTTAAGATACTGCTGCATCGCACTCAGTACCTGGTGGATCTTGTAAATGAGAAGGTGGGACCAGTATTGAAGCTCGACTCCATAAAGAATGGTGATGGATGGAAAGGCATGGACATGCTGGTATTTAACACGTGGCATTGGTGGACCCATGCAGGAAGATCTCAACC ATGGGATTATATTCAGGAGGGCAATAAATTGTACAAAGATATGAACCGTCTTATTGCATTTTACAAAGGGCTAACAACATGGGCTAGGTGGGTCAACCTAAATGTTGATCCTTCCAAAACCAAGGTCTTCTTCCAGGGGATTTCTCCTACCCATTATGA GGGAAGGGATTGGAACCAACCATCAAAATCATGCTCTGGGCAGACACAACCATTCTTTGGTACAAGGTACCCAGCAGGCACACCCATGGCTTGGGTTGTTGTTAACAAAGTGTTAAGCAGAATCAAGAAACCGGTATTTTTGCTAGATGTTACAATGCTTTCTCAATACCGGAAAGATGGGCACCCGTCGGCTTACAGTGGAGAGCACAGTGGAACTGACTGCAGCCACTGGTGCCTTCCCGGGTTGCCAGATACTTGGAATGAGCTACTCTATGCGGCTCTTTTCCGTTGA